One genomic window of Magnolia sinica isolate HGM2019 chromosome 3, MsV1, whole genome shotgun sequence includes the following:
- the LOC131239836 gene encoding serine/threonine-protein kinase AFC2-like isoform X1: MRAVSLGLLPREMDCLTEFRQAHMDRRPRKRPRVVWDVHQQPPKAQPGMFCGQEVGNMTGLASLRTPSDYTCSSLYLKGVARNGSPPWRDDDKDGHYMFALGENLTPRYRIHGKMGEGTFGQVLECWDRERKEMVAIKIVRGIKKYREAAMIEIDVLQQLGKHDKNGSRCVQLRNWFDYRNHICIVFERLGPSIYDFLRKNNYRSFPIDLVRELGRQLLECVAFMHDLHLIHTDLKPENILLVSSEYVKVPDYKVSSRSPKDGSYFKRLPKSSAIKVIDFGSTTYDHQDHNYIVSTRHYRAPEVILGLGWSYPCDVWSVGCILVELCSGEALFQTHENLEHLAMMERVLGPLPHHMLKRVDRHAEKYIRRGRLDWPEGATSRESIRAVMKLPRLQNLVMQHVDHSAGDVIDLLQGLLRYDPSDRLTARDALRHPFFTRDLHSRRS; this comes from the exons ATGCGTGCAGTATCTCTCGGCCTTTTACCTCG GGAGATGGATTGCTTGACGGAATTTCGTCAGGCTCACATGGATCGCCGCCCTCGAAAGAGGCCCAGAGTAGTCTGGGACGTTCATCAGCAACCTCCCAAG GCTCAGCCAGGGATGTTTTGTGGGCAAGAGGTTGGGAATATGACAGGCCTTGCGTCTTTAAGGACACCCTCAGACTATACTTGTTCTTCTCTGTATCTAAAGGGAGTGGCTCGAAATGGTTCTCCTCCATGGCGAGATGATGACAAAGATGGGCATTACATGTTTGCTTTGGGAGAGAATTTAACTCCTCGCT ATAGGATCCACGGTAAAATGGGTGAAG GGACCTTTGGCCAGGTTTTGGAATGTTGGGatagggaaagaaaagaaatggtAGCCATCAAAATTGTACGTGGTATTAAGAAGTACCGGGAGGCTGCAATGATTGAAATTGATGTGCTCCAACAGCTAGGCAAACATGATAAGAATGGCAGCCG TTGTGTGCAATTACGGAACTGGTTTGACTATCGTAACCATATCTGTATT GTATTTGAGAGGCTTGGGCCAAGCATATACGATTTTCTACGGAAAAACAATTATCGCTCATTTCCCATTGATCTTGTCCGCGAGCTTGGACGACAACTGTTGGAATGTGTAGCAT TTATGCATGATTTGCACCTCATTCATACCGATTTGAAGCCAGAGAACATACTTCTTGTTTCATCGGAGTATGTAAAAGTTCCAGACTacaag GTTTCGTCCCGATCtccaaaggatggatcttatttTAAGAGATTGCCAAAATCAAGTGCAATCAAGGTAATCGATTTTGGCAGCACAACTTATGATCATCAAGATCATAACTACATCGTATCCACACGACATTACCGGGCACCTGAGGTTATTCTTG GTCTCGGGTGGAGTTATCCTTGTGATGTATGGAGTGTTGGTTGCATTTTGGTGGAGCTATGCTCA GGAGAAGCATTGTTTCAGACCCATGAGAACTTAGAGCACTTGGCCATGATGGAGAGGGTGCTAGGTCCATTGCCCCACCACATGTTGAAGAGAGTAGA CCGGCATGCTGAGAAGTATATCAGAAGGGGAAGATTGGACTGGCCTGAGGGTGCAACTTCAAGGGAAAGCATCAGGGCTGTTATGAAGCTCCCCCGCCTTCAG AACCTAGTGATGCAGCATGTTGATCATTCAGCAGGCGATGTTATTGACCTCTTACAAGGTCTCCTGAGGTACGATCCCTCAGATCGGCTGACCGCACGTGACGCCCTTAGGCACCCCTTCTTTACAAGGGATCTTCACAGCAGGCGGTCATAA
- the LOC131239836 gene encoding serine/threonine-protein kinase AFC2-like isoform X2 — MGEGTFGQVLECWDRERKEMVAIKIVRGIKKYREAAMIEIDVLQQLGKHDKNGSRCVQLRNWFDYRNHICIVFERLGPSIYDFLRKNNYRSFPIDLVRELGRQLLECVAFMHDLHLIHTDLKPENILLVSSEYVKVPDYKVSSRSPKDGSYFKRLPKSSAIKVIDFGSTTYDHQDHNYIVSTRHYRAPEVILGLGWSYPCDVWSVGCILVELCSGEALFQTHENLEHLAMMERVLGPLPHHMLKRVDRHAEKYIRRGRLDWPEGATSRESIRAVMKLPRLQNLVMQHVDHSAGDVIDLLQGLLRYDPSDRLTARDALRHPFFTRDLHSRRS; from the exons ATGGGTGAAG GGACCTTTGGCCAGGTTTTGGAATGTTGGGatagggaaagaaaagaaatggtAGCCATCAAAATTGTACGTGGTATTAAGAAGTACCGGGAGGCTGCAATGATTGAAATTGATGTGCTCCAACAGCTAGGCAAACATGATAAGAATGGCAGCCG TTGTGTGCAATTACGGAACTGGTTTGACTATCGTAACCATATCTGTATT GTATTTGAGAGGCTTGGGCCAAGCATATACGATTTTCTACGGAAAAACAATTATCGCTCATTTCCCATTGATCTTGTCCGCGAGCTTGGACGACAACTGTTGGAATGTGTAGCAT TTATGCATGATTTGCACCTCATTCATACCGATTTGAAGCCAGAGAACATACTTCTTGTTTCATCGGAGTATGTAAAAGTTCCAGACTacaag GTTTCGTCCCGATCtccaaaggatggatcttatttTAAGAGATTGCCAAAATCAAGTGCAATCAAGGTAATCGATTTTGGCAGCACAACTTATGATCATCAAGATCATAACTACATCGTATCCACACGACATTACCGGGCACCTGAGGTTATTCTTG GTCTCGGGTGGAGTTATCCTTGTGATGTATGGAGTGTTGGTTGCATTTTGGTGGAGCTATGCTCA GGAGAAGCATTGTTTCAGACCCATGAGAACTTAGAGCACTTGGCCATGATGGAGAGGGTGCTAGGTCCATTGCCCCACCACATGTTGAAGAGAGTAGA CCGGCATGCTGAGAAGTATATCAGAAGGGGAAGATTGGACTGGCCTGAGGGTGCAACTTCAAGGGAAAGCATCAGGGCTGTTATGAAGCTCCCCCGCCTTCAG AACCTAGTGATGCAGCATGTTGATCATTCAGCAGGCGATGTTATTGACCTCTTACAAGGTCTCCTGAGGTACGATCCCTCAGATCGGCTGACCGCACGTGACGCCCTTAGGCACCCCTTCTTTACAAGGGATCTTCACAGCAGGCGGTCATAA
- the LOC131239836 gene encoding serine/threonine-protein kinase AFC1-like isoform X3, whose protein sequence is MHDLHLIHTDLKPENILLVSSEYVKVPDYKVSSRSPKDGSYFKRLPKSSAIKVIDFGSTTYDHQDHNYIVSTRHYRAPEVILGLGWSYPCDVWSVGCILVELCSGEALFQTHENLEHLAMMERVLGPLPHHMLKRVDRHAEKYIRRGRLDWPEGATSRESIRAVMKLPRLQNLVMQHVDHSAGDVIDLLQGLLRYDPSDRLTARDALRHPFFTRDLHSRRS, encoded by the exons ATGCATGATTTGCACCTCATTCATACCGATTTGAAGCCAGAGAACATACTTCTTGTTTCATCGGAGTATGTAAAAGTTCCAGACTacaag GTTTCGTCCCGATCtccaaaggatggatcttatttTAAGAGATTGCCAAAATCAAGTGCAATCAAGGTAATCGATTTTGGCAGCACAACTTATGATCATCAAGATCATAACTACATCGTATCCACACGACATTACCGGGCACCTGAGGTTATTCTTG GTCTCGGGTGGAGTTATCCTTGTGATGTATGGAGTGTTGGTTGCATTTTGGTGGAGCTATGCTCA GGAGAAGCATTGTTTCAGACCCATGAGAACTTAGAGCACTTGGCCATGATGGAGAGGGTGCTAGGTCCATTGCCCCACCACATGTTGAAGAGAGTAGA CCGGCATGCTGAGAAGTATATCAGAAGGGGAAGATTGGACTGGCCTGAGGGTGCAACTTCAAGGGAAAGCATCAGGGCTGTTATGAAGCTCCCCCGCCTTCAG AACCTAGTGATGCAGCATGTTGATCATTCAGCAGGCGATGTTATTGACCTCTTACAAGGTCTCCTGAGGTACGATCCCTCAGATCGGCTGACCGCACGTGACGCCCTTAGGCACCCCTTCTTTACAAGGGATCTTCACAGCAGGCGGTCATAA